A genomic segment from Elusimicrobiales bacterium encodes:
- a CDS encoding TIGR04013 family B12-binding domain/radical SAM domain-containing protein — protein sequence MTSPTLIFFCPPQNKNTLCALAGALDTEPELSGWRLLRAANAAEFQAALQTASGAKPLVAAFTFFTFQAKEACGLAAAAKATAGGKVLLAAGGVHASARPREMLERGFDAVISGEGEATFPALLKTLACGGDWRALPGISHLEGGRLVSNAPPPAVDLDKYPPVSFPRDIFGAVEITRGCPNACKFCRTSGYFGAKMRHRGAEAVLAASAALAARGLTHFRAITPDAFAYGSPDGRALNLPALENLLAGLSGALHPGGGKVFFGSFPSEVRPEHVTAETIALVRRFCDNDNIVIGAQTASPSLLAACGRGHTPEDFMRAAEITVRAGLKANVDFIFGLPGETEADAAASARCMEELARMGARIHAHTFMPLPGTAFENERPSPSLDCYEPVIRKLNGTGALFGDWINQRSICNKGV from the coding sequence ATGACGTCGCCGACGCTTATATTCTTCTGTCCGCCGCAGAACAAGAACACGCTCTGCGCGCTGGCGGGCGCGCTGGATACCGAGCCGGAACTCTCCGGCTGGAGGCTGCTGCGCGCCGCAAACGCGGCGGAGTTCCAGGCCGCGCTCCAAACCGCTTCCGGCGCAAAGCCGCTGGTCGCGGCTTTCACGTTCTTTACATTCCAGGCGAAAGAGGCCTGCGGGCTGGCAGCCGCCGCCAAAGCGACGGCGGGGGGAAAAGTCCTGCTTGCCGCAGGGGGGGTGCATGCCTCGGCCCGCCCGCGCGAGATGCTGGAGCGCGGCTTTGACGCCGTTATCTCCGGCGAGGGCGAGGCCACGTTCCCCGCGCTGCTTAAAACCCTCGCCTGCGGCGGCGACTGGCGCGCGCTGCCCGGAATTTCGCATCTGGAAGGCGGGCGGCTTGTTTCCAATGCGCCGCCGCCGGCGGTTGATCTGGACAAATACCCGCCGGTATCGTTTCCACGCGATATTTTCGGCGCGGTGGAGATAACGCGCGGCTGCCCCAATGCCTGCAAATTCTGCCGCACCTCCGGATATTTCGGCGCGAAAATGCGCCACCGGGGGGCGGAGGCGGTGTTGGCCGCGTCAGCTGCGCTGGCGGCGCGCGGGCTGACGCATTTCCGCGCCATTACGCCGGATGCTTTCGCCTACGGCTCGCCGGACGGGAGGGCGCTGAACCTTCCCGCGCTGGAAAATCTGCTGGCGGGGCTTTCCGGCGCGCTGCATCCGGGCGGGGGCAAAGTGTTTTTCGGATCCTTCCCGTCGGAGGTCAGGCCGGAGCATGTTACGGCGGAAACCATAGCCCTTGTAAGGCGGTTTTGCGACAACGATAACATAGTCATCGGCGCGCAGACCGCAAGCCCGTCCCTGCTGGCGGCCTGCGGGCGCGGACATACCCCGGAGGATTTCATGCGCGCGGCGGAGATAACCGTCAGGGCCGGACTGAAGGCGAATGTGGATTTCATCTTCGGCCTGCCCGGCGAGACGGAGGCTGACGCCGCCGCCAGCGCGCGCTGCATGGAGGAGCTGGCCCGCATGGGCGCGCGCATACACGCGCACACCTTCATGCCGCTGCCCGGAACCGCGTTTGAGAACGAGCGTCCCTCCCCTTCGCTTGACTGTTATGAGCCGGTGATACGCAAACTAAACGGAACCGGCGCATTGTTCGGGGATTGGATAAATCAGCGAAGCATTTGCAATAAGGGTGTTTAG